The Phytohabitans houttuyneae genome has a segment encoding these proteins:
- a CDS encoding amidohydrolase has product MTAASTLYRNGSVYSPADPTASALLVRDGVIAWVGPDADAPAADVTVDLDGALVTPAFVDAHVHATDTGLALSGLDVSGARSAGEVLAAVAAFAGGLPGDAVVLGHGWDETTWVDQAKPDAAALERAAGGRRVYLSQASIHSALCSPSLLSAARGVPGFDESGWVRREAHHVVRELALGSVPAPQRTLAQRATLARAAALGIAAVHECGGPGTSSEADFTGLLALSGQGLPEVYGYWGELMAAAKARELGAVGAGGDLYADGALGSQTAHLSESYLDADGCGHGYVTAEQVRDHLLDCAAHGVQGGFHAIGDAAIGTVLAGFREAAGKLGVEKLRDARHRVEHAEIMNKRLIAGFVEFGIVASMQPAFDRLWGGESQMYAQRLGVARSLESNPMGAMHGVGVALAFGSDSPVTPLDPWGGVRAAVRHFNPVQRMSVRAAFAAHTRGGWRAVHRDGEGVLSPGAPATFAVWSVPSGLDKGLPVLDELPVCRRTVLRGDAIYEG; this is encoded by the coding sequence ATGACTGCTGCCTCCACCCTGTACCGGAATGGTTCCGTCTACAGCCCGGCGGACCCGACGGCGTCCGCGTTGCTGGTGCGTGACGGCGTGATCGCGTGGGTCGGCCCGGACGCCGACGCGCCGGCGGCCGACGTGACCGTGGATCTGGACGGCGCGCTGGTGACGCCGGCGTTCGTCGACGCGCACGTGCATGCCACGGACACCGGGTTGGCGCTGTCGGGGCTGGACGTGAGCGGGGCGCGTTCGGCGGGTGAGGTGCTGGCGGCGGTGGCGGCGTTCGCGGGTGGGCTGCCGGGTGACGCGGTGGTGCTGGGGCACGGGTGGGACGAGACGACGTGGGTGGACCAGGCCAAGCCGGACGCGGCGGCGTTGGAGCGGGCGGCGGGCGGGCGCCGGGTGTACCTGTCGCAGGCGTCGATCCATTCGGCGCTGTGTTCGCCGTCGCTGCTGTCGGCGGCGCGGGGTGTGCCGGGGTTCGACGAGTCGGGGTGGGTGCGGCGGGAGGCGCACCACGTGGTGCGGGAGCTGGCGCTGGGTTCGGTGCCGGCGCCGCAGCGGACCCTCGCGCAGCGGGCGACGCTGGCGCGGGCGGCGGCGCTGGGCATCGCGGCGGTGCACGAGTGTGGTGGGCCGGGCACGTCGAGCGAGGCCGACTTCACCGGGTTGCTCGCGCTTTCCGGGCAGGGGCTGCCGGAGGTGTACGGGTACTGGGGTGAGCTGATGGCGGCGGCGAAGGCGCGCGAGCTGGGCGCGGTGGGTGCCGGTGGTGACCTGTACGCGGATGGGGCGCTGGGTTCGCAGACGGCGCATCTGTCGGAGTCCTACCTGGACGCGGATGGGTGCGGCCACGGGTACGTGACGGCGGAGCAGGTGCGTGACCATCTGCTGGACTGTGCGGCGCACGGGGTGCAGGGCGGGTTCCACGCGATCGGTGACGCGGCGATCGGGACGGTGCTGGCGGGGTTCCGGGAGGCGGCGGGGAAGCTCGGTGTGGAGAAGCTGCGGGACGCGCGGCACCGGGTCGAGCACGCCGAGATCATGAACAAGCGGCTGATCGCGGGCTTTGTGGAGTTCGGGATCGTGGCGAGCATGCAGCCGGCGTTCGACCGGTTGTGGGGTGGCGAGTCGCAGATGTACGCGCAGCGGCTCGGTGTGGCGCGGTCGCTTGAGTCGAACCCGATGGGTGCGATGCACGGGGTGGGTGTGGCGCTGGCGTTCGGGTCGGATTCGCCGGTGACGCCGCTGGATCCGTGGGGCGGTGTGCGGGCGGCGGTGCGGCATTTCAACCCGGTGCAGCGGATGAGTGTGCGGGCGGCGTTCGCGGCGCACACGCGGGGTGGTTGGCGGGCGGTGCACCGGGACGGCGAGGGTGTGCTGTCGCCGGGTGCGCCGGCGACGTTCGCGGTGTGGTCGGTGCCGTCGGGGTTGGACAAGGGGCTGCCGGTGCTGGACGAGCTGCCGGTGTGCCGGCGCACGGTGCTGCGCGGAGACGCGATCTACGAGGGATAG
- a CDS encoding KamA family radical SAM protein — protein MGADVGQPYEYRRRELVEPDWARFPGWRDVTREQWESAQWQRAHCVKNAKQLHAVLGDLVPDTFYDDLAADQGTHATMSMLVPPQMLNTMSTGDFYADPIRRYMIPVASDRRTDWPSHPHATRDSLHEHDMWVAEGLTHRYPTKVLAELLSTCPQYCGHCTRMDLVGNSTPAVDKLKLTLKPTDRYDAHITYLRAHPGVRDVVVSGGDVANVPWRHLESYLMRLLDIETIRDIRLATKALMGLPQHWLQPDVVEGLERVARTAARRGVNLAIHTHVNHANSLTPLVARAAQTALEVGVRDVRNQGVLMRGVNATTPELLDLCFALQGEAGILPYYFYMCDMIPNAEHWRVPVWQAQELQHDIMGYLPGYATPRIVCDVPLVGKRWVHMVTEYDREHGISYWTKNYRTSIEQEDDEALARQYPYYDPIDTLPDSGQKWWRKQQQNA, from the coding sequence ATGGGGGCCGACGTGGGACAGCCATACGAGTACCGCCGGCGCGAGCTCGTCGAACCCGACTGGGCCCGCTTCCCCGGCTGGCGCGACGTCACCCGCGAGCAGTGGGAGTCCGCGCAGTGGCAACGCGCCCACTGCGTCAAAAACGCCAAACAGCTCCACGCCGTCCTCGGCGACCTCGTCCCCGACACGTTCTACGACGACCTCGCCGCCGACCAGGGCACACACGCCACCATGTCGATGCTCGTACCGCCCCAGATGCTCAACACCATGTCGACCGGCGACTTCTACGCCGACCCCATCCGGCGCTACATGATCCCGGTCGCCTCCGACCGCCGCACCGACTGGCCCTCACACCCGCACGCCACCCGCGACTCCCTCCACGAGCACGACATGTGGGTCGCCGAAGGCCTCACCCACCGCTACCCCACCAAGGTCCTCGCCGAACTGCTCTCCACCTGCCCGCAGTACTGCGGCCACTGCACCCGCATGGACCTCGTCGGCAACTCCACACCCGCCGTCGACAAACTCAAGCTCACCCTCAAACCCACCGACCGCTACGACGCGCACATCACCTACCTGCGCGCCCACCCCGGCGTCCGCGACGTCGTCGTATCCGGCGGCGACGTGGCCAACGTCCCCTGGCGCCACCTCGAGTCGTACCTCATGCGCCTGCTCGACATCGAGACCATCCGCGACATCCGCCTCGCCACCAAGGCACTCATGGGCCTGCCGCAACACTGGCTCCAGCCCGACGTCGTCGAAGGCCTCGAACGCGTCGCCCGCACCGCCGCCCGCCGCGGCGTCAACCTCGCCATCCACACCCACGTCAACCACGCCAACTCACTCACCCCGCTGGTCGCCCGCGCCGCGCAGACCGCACTCGAAGTCGGCGTACGCGACGTACGCAACCAGGGCGTCCTCATGCGCGGCGTCAACGCCACCACACCCGAGCTGCTCGACCTGTGCTTCGCGCTCCAGGGCGAGGCCGGCATCCTGCCGTACTACTTCTACATGTGCGACATGATCCCCAACGCCGAACACTGGCGCGTGCCCGTGTGGCAGGCCCAGGAGCTCCAGCACGACATCATGGGCTACCTGCCCGGCTACGCCACGCCCCGCATCGTGTGCGACGTACCGCTGGTCGGCAAGCGCTGGGTACACATGGTCACCGAGTACGACCGCGAACACGGCATCTCGTACTGGACCAAGAACTACCGCACCTCCATCGAGCAGGAGGACGACGAGGCGCTGGCCCGCCAGTACCCGTACTACGACCCGATCGACACCCTGCCCGACTCCGGCCAGAAGTGGTGGCGCAAGCAGCAGCAGAACGCCTGA
- a CDS encoding arylamine N-acetyltransferase family protein, giving the protein MAEEPFVADYLARIGLPGAPPAADLSGLRLLQRAHLGTVPFENLSIHLGERVDLTTLPDKVVKRRRGGFCYELNGSFARLLTALGYQVTLHSARVWGGKRWGPPFDHLALRVELDEPWLVDVGFGRFAHHPLRLSARQPQDDPAGSFTVVDAESGFGDVEVVMDGEPQYRVDPRPYELADFTPTCWWHSTSPDSHFTRSLTCSMLGADGGRVTLSGDRLIVTGPAGGRDETVLDGDAAVLAAYRDRFGIVLDRVPRVAA; this is encoded by the coding sequence GTGGCTGAGGAGCCGTTCGTCGCCGACTACCTGGCCCGCATCGGCCTGCCGGGCGCGCCGCCCGCCGCCGACCTTTCCGGGCTGCGGCTGCTGCAGCGCGCCCACCTGGGGACGGTGCCGTTCGAAAACCTCTCCATCCACCTCGGCGAGCGCGTCGACCTGACCACCCTGCCCGACAAGGTCGTCAAGCGGCGGCGGGGCGGGTTCTGCTACGAGCTCAACGGCTCGTTCGCGCGGCTGCTGACCGCGTTGGGGTACCAGGTGACGCTCCACTCGGCCCGGGTGTGGGGCGGCAAGCGGTGGGGTCCGCCCTTCGACCACCTGGCGCTGCGGGTGGAGCTGGACGAGCCGTGGCTTGTCGACGTCGGTTTCGGCCGGTTCGCCCACCACCCGCTGCGGCTGTCCGCGCGGCAGCCGCAGGACGACCCGGCCGGCAGCTTCACGGTCGTCGACGCCGAGTCCGGCTTCGGCGACGTGGAGGTCGTCATGGACGGCGAGCCGCAGTACCGGGTCGACCCCCGCCCGTACGAGCTGGCCGACTTCACGCCCACCTGCTGGTGGCACTCCACCTCACCGGACTCGCACTTCACCCGCTCGCTGACCTGCTCGATGCTGGGCGCCGACGGCGGCCGGGTCACGTTGAGCGGTGACCGGCTCATCGTCACCGGCCCGGCCGGCGGCCGCGACGAGACGGTGCTGGACGGCGACGCGGCGGTCCTGGCCGCGTACCGGGACCGGTTCGGCATCGTCCTTGACCGGGTGCCGCGCGTCGCGGCCTGA
- a CDS encoding hotdog domain-containing protein, with protein MSEGLSVTHRRYVPYAHAHYAGDLVDGAYALGLFGDVATEVCIRMDGDEGLFASYSDVQFRAPVRAGDVVEATATVTRVGTRSRTLEFSCVVVCRGTGGSGARVLDPPVVAVTAVGTVVVP; from the coding sequence GTGAGCGAGGGGCTGTCCGTCACCCACCGGCGGTACGTGCCGTACGCGCACGCGCACTATGCCGGTGACCTTGTCGACGGTGCGTACGCGTTGGGGCTGTTCGGGGATGTGGCCACCGAGGTGTGCATCCGGATGGACGGCGACGAGGGTCTGTTCGCGTCCTATTCGGACGTGCAGTTCCGGGCGCCGGTTCGGGCCGGTGACGTGGTCGAGGCGACGGCGACGGTGACGCGGGTGGGCACCCGGAGCCGGACGCTGGAGTTCTCCTGCGTGGTGGTGTGCCGCGGTACCGGCGGTTCGGGTGCGCGGGTGCTGGACCCGCCGGTCGTGGCGGTCACCGCCGTGGGCACCGTCGTCGTGCCGTGA
- a CDS encoding OAM dimerization domain-containing protein, which translates to MSGQVVRPYGDTTGDGMVQVSFTLPVPHDKRAEGAALQLAAKMGLEPAMLVHARQMGDGYTFFVVYGRVNHLVDLGAVRVAERDYPLLSAKDVNTAVKRRLRRKLSVVGACIGTDAHTVGIDAILNVKGIAGEKGLEYYRELKVVNLGAQVTVPELVEAARVEKADAVLVSQVVTQRDAHLHNVREMSAAFREAFAAARRPLLVAGGPRFDEMMAGELGVDRIFGRGTTPGEVASYLVHALTGEKKTEEKV; encoded by the coding sequence GTGAGCGGGCAGGTCGTGCGGCCGTACGGGGACACGACCGGGGACGGGATGGTCCAGGTGTCGTTCACGTTGCCGGTGCCGCATGACAAGCGGGCCGAGGGGGCGGCGCTGCAGCTGGCCGCGAAGATGGGGCTGGAGCCGGCGATGCTGGTGCATGCCCGGCAGATGGGTGACGGGTACACGTTCTTCGTCGTGTACGGGCGGGTCAACCACCTCGTCGACCTGGGTGCGGTGCGGGTCGCGGAGCGGGACTACCCGTTGTTGAGCGCCAAGGACGTCAACACGGCGGTGAAGCGGCGGCTGCGGCGCAAGCTGTCGGTGGTGGGTGCGTGCATCGGCACGGACGCGCACACGGTCGGCATCGACGCGATCCTGAACGTGAAGGGCATCGCCGGTGAGAAGGGCCTTGAGTACTACCGGGAGCTGAAGGTCGTCAACCTCGGCGCGCAGGTGACGGTGCCGGAGCTGGTGGAGGCGGCGCGGGTGGAGAAGGCCGACGCGGTGCTCGTCTCGCAGGTGGTGACGCAGCGGGACGCGCACCTGCACAACGTGCGGGAGATGTCGGCGGCGTTCCGGGAGGCGTTCGCGGCGGCGCGGCGGCCGCTGCTGGTGGCCGGTGGTCCGCGGTTCGACGAGATGATGGCCGGTGAGCTGGGCGTGGATCGGATCTTCGGGCGGGGCACGACGCCGGGTGAGGTGGCCAGCTACCTGGTGCACGCGTTGACCGGGGAGAAGAAGACCGAGGAGAAGGTGTGA
- a CDS encoding CsbD family protein translates to MSFADKAKNKAEELKGTVKERIGDATDNERMQAEGASERTAAKAKQAGEHVKDAGRDARDVFRG, encoded by the coding sequence ATGAGCTTCGCGGATAAGGCAAAGAACAAGGCCGAAGAGCTGAAGGGCACGGTCAAGGAGCGCATCGGCGACGCCACCGACAACGAGCGCATGCAGGCCGAGGGCGCCAGTGAGCGTACGGCCGCGAAGGCCAAGCAGGCCGGCGAGCACGTGAAGGACGCCGGCCGCGACGCCCGGGACGTGTTCCGGGGCTGA
- a CDS encoding lysine 5,6-aminomutase subunit alpha, whose product MGKLGLDPGTVARARELAAQAGRPVVELARGHTTVSVERAVLRLAGVAGADPDGIPWVNRLVDAVVADVGLGHGVALPVFDALLREGVDDVTLLAQKAAAGSVRFSVPDGRFRTAARRVADRQVRAGLRRIDRRRVERDRLIKRFGDAPRRPWIYLIVATGDIFEDIPQAQAAARAGADVIAVIRSTGQSLLDYVPEGATREGFAGTYATQENFRLMRAALDETSARLGRYVRLTNYASGLCMPEMAVLAGLERLDMMLNDSMYGILFRDINPIRTFVDQRFSRQVHARAGIVINTGEDNYLTTADALEAAHTVTVSQLLNEYFAHEAGLADWQLGLGHAFEINPDLPESFRLELAHALLARELFPDAPLKWMPPTRHMTGDVFRGNLLDGFFNLAGAMTGQGILLVGMMTEAVVTPWLSDRDIALQNVRYVLDAAGGLHEDFAPAPGGFIQRRAHRVLDEAVELLSRIASGSLLAAIADGTFGIMKRPPDRGKGLDGVAAHEAGYYNPAAVLLEGAA is encoded by the coding sequence ATGGGCAAGCTCGGTCTCGATCCGGGGACCGTCGCGCGGGCGCGGGAGCTCGCGGCGCAGGCCGGGCGGCCCGTGGTGGAGCTGGCGCGTGGTCACACGACGGTGTCGGTGGAGCGTGCGGTGCTGCGGCTGGCGGGGGTTGCCGGTGCCGACCCGGACGGTATCCCGTGGGTGAATCGCCTGGTGGACGCGGTTGTCGCGGATGTGGGGCTGGGTCACGGTGTGGCGCTGCCGGTGTTCGACGCGTTGCTGCGTGAGGGTGTCGACGATGTGACGCTGCTGGCGCAGAAGGCGGCGGCGGGGTCGGTGCGGTTTTCGGTGCCGGATGGTCGTTTCCGGACGGCGGCGCGGCGGGTGGCGGATCGGCAGGTGCGGGCGGGGCTGCGGCGGATCGACCGGCGGCGGGTGGAGCGGGACCGTTTGATCAAGCGGTTCGGTGACGCGCCGCGCCGGCCGTGGATCTATCTGATCGTGGCGACCGGTGACATCTTCGAGGACATCCCGCAGGCGCAGGCGGCGGCGCGGGCGGGCGCGGACGTGATCGCGGTGATCCGGTCGACGGGGCAGTCGTTGCTGGACTACGTGCCGGAGGGTGCGACGCGGGAGGGGTTCGCGGGTACGTACGCGACGCAGGAGAACTTCCGGCTGATGCGGGCGGCGCTGGATGAGACGTCGGCGCGGCTGGGGCGGTACGTGCGGTTGACGAACTACGCGTCGGGGCTGTGCATGCCGGAGATGGCGGTGCTGGCCGGCCTGGAGCGGCTGGACATGATGTTGAACGACTCGATGTACGGGATCCTGTTCCGGGACATCAACCCGATCCGCACGTTTGTGGACCAGCGGTTTTCGCGGCAGGTGCACGCGCGGGCCGGGATCGTCATCAACACCGGTGAGGACAACTACCTGACGACGGCGGACGCGCTCGAGGCGGCGCACACGGTGACGGTGTCGCAGCTGTTGAACGAGTACTTCGCGCACGAGGCGGGTCTGGCGGACTGGCAGCTGGGGCTGGGGCACGCGTTCGAGATCAACCCGGATCTGCCGGAGTCGTTCCGGCTGGAGCTGGCGCACGCGTTGCTGGCGCGGGAGCTGTTTCCGGACGCGCCGTTGAAGTGGATGCCGCCGACCCGGCACATGACCGGTGACGTGTTCCGGGGCAACCTGCTGGACGGGTTCTTCAACCTGGCGGGTGCGATGACCGGGCAGGGGATCCTGCTGGTGGGGATGATGACCGAGGCGGTGGTGACGCCGTGGCTGTCGGACCGGGACATCGCGCTGCAGAACGTGCGGTACGTGCTGGACGCGGCGGGTGGGCTGCACGAGGACTTCGCGCCGGCGCCGGGCGGGTTCATCCAGCGGCGCGCGCACCGGGTGCTGGACGAGGCGGTGGAGCTGCTGTCGCGGATCGCGTCGGGTTCGCTGCTGGCGGCGATCGCGGACGGGACGTTCGGCATCATGAAACGCCCGCCGGACCGGGGCAAGGGGTTGGACGGGGTGGCCGCCCACGAGGCGGGCTACTACAACCCGGCGGCTGTGCTGCTGGAGGGGGCGGCGTGA
- the lnt gene encoding apolipoprotein N-acyltransferase: MVEPAETTAAEADSPESQRREAPHPLPLAAGAAMALAAGVALLLSFPTYGVWWLAPVGVALLAAAAHRRRFRAGLGLGALAGLVLFLFLLSWSNLHTGLAPWLLLSGLQAGFIALLGGASAYISPLVDRFRWAWPPATALLWVAQEALRDRAPYGGFPWGRLAFSQDDSPLVRLAAVGGAPLVTFGVALAGGLLVTAAWRPWNLWRVRLARGRLVLSAAALTAAAVAVTAAGLLVPTATPSGPPVTVAVVQGNVPRMGLDFNAQRRAVLENHVTATIALAGRVAAGQQPRPDLVVWPENASDVDPLRDATAAARISDAAAAIGAPILVGGILRGPQQGEVRNVGILWLPGTGPDLDQTYVKRHPVPFAEYMPLRDVARLVSKEVDRVANMVAGDRPGVIRTGPVAVGDVICFEVAYDGIVRDTVTNGAGILAVQTNNATFDVAEARQQMAMVRLRAVEHGRESLMASTVGVSGFVTADGKVHQDTGFNTQEVIVRQLHTSQSRTLATRLGVWPEVLLVGLGLVVLAGAVVVRRRG, from the coding sequence ATGGTGGAGCCCGCCGAGACCACGGCCGCCGAGGCCGACTCTCCGGAATCGCAGCGGCGGGAGGCCCCGCACCCCCTCCCGCTGGCCGCCGGCGCGGCGATGGCCCTCGCGGCCGGTGTGGCGCTGCTGCTGTCCTTCCCCACGTACGGGGTGTGGTGGCTGGCCCCGGTCGGTGTCGCGCTGCTGGCCGCCGCCGCGCACCGCCGCCGGTTCCGGGCCGGGCTGGGCCTGGGCGCGCTGGCGGGGCTGGTGCTGTTCCTGTTCCTGCTGAGCTGGAGCAACCTGCACACCGGGCTCGCGCCGTGGCTGCTGCTGTCCGGGCTGCAGGCCGGGTTCATCGCGCTGCTCGGCGGCGCCAGCGCATACATCTCCCCGCTCGTCGACCGCTTCCGGTGGGCGTGGCCGCCGGCGACCGCGCTGCTGTGGGTGGCGCAGGAGGCGCTGCGCGACCGCGCACCGTACGGCGGCTTCCCGTGGGGGCGGCTCGCGTTCAGCCAGGACGACTCGCCGCTGGTGCGGCTGGCCGCGGTCGGTGGGGCGCCGCTTGTCACGTTCGGGGTGGCACTGGCCGGTGGGCTGCTGGTGACCGCGGCGTGGCGGCCGTGGAACCTGTGGCGGGTCCGGCTCGCCCGCGGCCGGCTCGTGCTGTCCGCCGCCGCGCTCACCGCCGCGGCGGTCGCGGTCACCGCCGCCGGGCTGCTGGTACCCACCGCCACGCCGTCCGGCCCGCCGGTCACCGTCGCCGTCGTGCAGGGCAACGTGCCGCGGATGGGCCTGGACTTCAACGCCCAGCGCCGCGCCGTGCTGGAAAACCACGTCACCGCCACCATCGCGCTGGCCGGGCGGGTCGCCGCCGGGCAGCAGCCGCGGCCGGACCTGGTGGTGTGGCCGGAAAACGCCTCCGACGTCGACCCGCTGCGCGACGCCACCGCCGCCGCCCGCATCTCCGACGCCGCGGCCGCGATCGGCGCCCCGATCCTCGTCGGCGGCATCCTGCGCGGCCCGCAGCAGGGCGAGGTCCGCAACGTCGGCATCCTGTGGCTGCCCGGCACCGGCCCCGACCTGGACCAGACGTACGTCAAGCGGCACCCGGTGCCGTTCGCCGAGTACATGCCGCTGCGCGACGTCGCCCGCCTGGTCTCCAAGGAGGTCGACCGGGTGGCGAACATGGTCGCCGGCGACCGTCCCGGCGTCATCCGCACCGGCCCGGTCGCGGTCGGCGACGTGATCTGCTTCGAGGTCGCCTACGACGGGATCGTGCGGGACACCGTCACCAACGGCGCCGGGATCCTCGCGGTGCAGACCAACAACGCGACGTTCGACGTGGCCGAGGCACGCCAGCAGATGGCGATGGTACGGCTCCGCGCCGTCGAGCACGGCCGGGAGTCGCTGATGGCCTCGACGGTGGGAGTGTCCGGTTTCGTGACCGCCGACGGCAAAGTGCACCAGGACACCGGGTTCAACACCCAGGAGGTCATCGTCCGCCAGCTGCACACCTCGCAGTCGCGTACCCTTGCCACCCGCCTCGGGGTGTGGCCGGAGGTGCTGCTGGTGGGCTTGGGACTGGTGGTGCTGGCCGGTGCCGTGGTGGTGCGTCGCCGTGGCTGA
- a CDS encoding glutamate mutase L has protein sequence MSVAVCADVGSTYTKVAVVDTGDGRLVATAAHPTTAPDVMAGLRAAVGAASAGLPATSMPWYVCSSAGGGLRLAVVGFERLVTAEAGHRVGLSAGARVVHVAAGPLPVQGVRELRAARPDVVLLVGGTDGGDAETLVHNAWRLARSRWRVPVVVAGNADARAEVARALPGATIVDNVLPRIGVLAPGPARAAIREVFLRHVIGGKFGARFARLVRAATPDAVLAGVELLAGRTGRGLLVVDVGGATTDVYSALPPAAEQAAEAAGFLPVARTVEGDLGVRWNAPGVVAAAAAEKLPHGAGLAAAARRRAADPALIGDSAQDVDLAVLAATVAARRHARGEAGGFGRRDLREAALVVGSGGVLRHAPPGQARRVLDAVLSDHGGGWPLPRAATTVVDRAYVLAAGGLLAADHPAAAAALLRDHLGGG, from the coding sequence GTGAGCGTCGCCGTCTGCGCCGACGTCGGCTCCACCTACACGAAGGTGGCGGTGGTCGACACCGGTGACGGGCGGCTTGTCGCGACCGCCGCGCACCCCACGACCGCGCCGGACGTGATGGCCGGGTTGCGGGCCGCGGTCGGCGCCGCCAGCGCGGGGCTGCCGGCCACTTCCATGCCGTGGTACGTGTGTTCGTCCGCCGGCGGCGGGCTGCGGCTGGCCGTGGTCGGTTTCGAGCGGCTGGTGACCGCCGAGGCCGGGCATCGGGTGGGACTGTCGGCGGGTGCGCGGGTGGTGCACGTGGCCGCCGGCCCGCTGCCGGTGCAGGGGGTGCGGGAGCTGCGCGCCGCCCGGCCCGACGTGGTGCTGCTGGTCGGTGGCACGGACGGCGGTGACGCCGAGACGCTGGTGCACAACGCGTGGCGGCTGGCCCGGTCCCGGTGGCGGGTGCCGGTCGTGGTGGCCGGCAACGCCGACGCCCGCGCCGAGGTGGCGCGGGCGCTGCCGGGGGCGACCATTGTGGACAATGTGCTGCCGCGGATCGGTGTGCTGGCGCCGGGGCCGGCGCGGGCGGCGATCCGGGAGGTGTTCCTGCGGCACGTGATCGGCGGGAAGTTCGGGGCGCGGTTCGCGCGGCTGGTGCGGGCGGCCACGCCGGACGCGGTGCTGGCCGGGGTGGAGCTGCTGGCCGGGCGGACCGGGCGGGGGCTGCTCGTGGTGGACGTGGGTGGTGCGACCACCGACGTGTACTCGGCGTTGCCGCCCGCCGCCGAGCAGGCCGCCGAGGCCGCCGGTTTCCTGCCGGTCGCCCGCACGGTCGAGGGTGACCTGGGTGTGCGGTGGAACGCGCCGGGCGTGGTGGCGGCCGCCGCGGCGGAGAAGCTGCCGCACGGTGCGGGACTGGCCGCGGCGGCGCGGCGGCGGGCGGCCGACCCGGCGCTGATCGGCGACTCAGCCCAGGACGTGGATTTGGCCGTCCTGGCGGCCACGGTCGCGGCGCGGCGGCACGCGCGCGGCGAGGCGGGCGGGTTCGGGCGGCGGGACCTGCGCGAGGCGGCGCTCGTGGTCGGCTCCGGTGGTGTGCTTCGCCATGCGCCGCCCGGGCAGGCGCGGCGGGTGCTCGATGCGGTCCTGTCCGACCACGGTGGCGGGTGGCCGCTGCCGCGGGCGGCGACCACAGTGGTCGATCGGGCGTATGTGCTGGCCGCGGGGGGTTTGCTGGCCGCCGATCACCCGGCCGCGGCGGCGGCGCTGCTGCGTGATCACCTGGGCGGCGGGTGA
- a CDS encoding RNA polymerase-binding protein RbpA, whose amino-acid sequence MGERMLRGSRLGAVSYESDRNTELAPRQTREYLCAKGHQFEVPFAVDAEVPMTWECKFDGSVARLVDGSEPEQKKAKPPRTHWDMLLERRSIAELEDILAERLEEVRARRGRSA is encoded by the coding sequence ATGGGCGAGCGCATGCTGCGCGGGAGCCGTCTGGGAGCAGTCAGCTACGAGTCCGACCGCAACACCGAGCTGGCCCCGCGACAGACCCGCGAGTACCTCTGCGCCAAGGGCCACCAGTTCGAGGTGCCCTTCGCCGTTGACGCCGAGGTTCCGATGACCTGGGAGTGCAAGTTCGACGGCAGCGTGGCCCGCCTGGTGGACGGCAGCGAGCCGGAGCAGAAGAAGGCCAAGCCCCCGCGCACCCACTGGGACATGCTGCTGGAGCGGCGTTCGATCGCCGAGCTCGAGGACATCCTGGCTGAGCGCCTGGAGGAGGTCCGCGCGCGGCGCGGCCGCTCCGCCTGA
- a CDS encoding FxsA family protein, protein MGRAIALGVPLVAVAEIVVFVLVGSWIGYGWALLAVLAASFVGMMLLRREGMRAWRGFVAAANAGQHPGERVIDGIVGLGAGVLLTVPGFLTSVAGLVLLAPPARSVARRGVQRWTERRVSSAVAGDLFGPRKVKVHRGAPEPDGAIEGEIVEPR, encoded by the coding sequence ATGGGACGGGCAATCGCGCTGGGCGTGCCGTTGGTGGCGGTCGCGGAGATCGTCGTCTTCGTCCTGGTCGGCAGCTGGATCGGATACGGGTGGGCGCTGCTGGCCGTGCTGGCCGCCTCGTTCGTCGGCATGATGCTGCTGCGCCGTGAGGGCATGCGGGCCTGGCGGGGTTTCGTCGCCGCCGCCAACGCCGGCCAGCACCCCGGAGAGCGGGTCATCGACGGCATCGTCGGCCTCGGCGCCGGCGTGCTGCTGACCGTTCCCGGCTTCCTGACCAGCGTCGCCGGGCTGGTGCTGCTGGCACCCCCGGCCCGGTCGGTGGCGCGGCGCGGCGTGCAGCGCTGGACCGAGCGGCGGGTCTCGTCGGCGGTCGCCGGTGACCTGTTCGGCCCGCGGAAGGTCAAGGTCCACCGCGGCGCCCCGGAGCCCGACGGCGCCATCGAAGGCGAGATCGTCGAACCCCGCTGA